A genomic segment from Nonomuraea helvata encodes:
- a CDS encoding diacylglycerol/lipid kinase family protein — protein MRAMLLVNPKATTTNARTRDVLIRALGAAVELSVEETRYRGHAAALAATARAKGYDVVAVLGGDGTINEAVNGLLNPVNGHEVPSEDPSAGRPALIVIPGGSANVFARALGLPNDPVESTGAVLEALREGRRKTVGLGQALWEGQSRYFTFCSGMGYDAEVVRAVEGLRGTGRKASPARYVNTALRHYLATDKRHPAMTLTGPGIPTVEGVFMAIISNTSPWTYVGTRPVHPTPWAGFDTGLDLLGLRRMGLTTIGALVRQILTESDALPSGRHLVQLHDEAEFTLTADRPVAFQLDGDYLGERETVTFRSTPHALQVLV, from the coding sequence ATGCGCGCCATGCTACTGGTGAATCCCAAGGCCACGACCACGAACGCGCGTACGCGTGACGTGCTGATCCGCGCGCTCGGCGCGGCCGTGGAGCTGTCGGTCGAGGAGACCCGCTACCGCGGGCACGCCGCCGCGCTGGCGGCCACCGCGCGGGCCAAAGGCTACGACGTGGTGGCGGTGCTCGGCGGCGACGGGACGATCAACGAGGCCGTCAACGGCCTGCTGAACCCGGTGAACGGCCACGAGGTCCCATCGGAGGATCCCAGCGCCGGGCGGCCCGCGCTCATCGTCATCCCCGGCGGCAGCGCGAACGTGTTCGCCCGCGCGCTGGGGCTGCCGAACGACCCGGTGGAGTCCACGGGTGCCGTGCTGGAGGCGCTGCGGGAGGGCCGGCGCAAGACCGTGGGCCTGGGCCAGGCCCTGTGGGAGGGCCAGAGCCGCTACTTCACCTTCTGCTCGGGGATGGGCTACGACGCAGAGGTTGTACGGGCCGTGGAGGGCCTGAGAGGGACCGGGCGCAAGGCGTCACCCGCACGATATGTGAACACCGCTCTACGGCACTATCTGGCCACGGACAAGCGGCATCCAGCGATGACGCTGACCGGCCCCGGGATACCGACCGTCGAGGGGGTGTTCATGGCGATCATCTCGAACACCTCGCCGTGGACGTACGTCGGCACCAGGCCCGTGCACCCGACCCCGTGGGCCGGTTTCGACACGGGCCTCGACCTCCTCGGCCTGCGGCGCATGGGGCTGACCACGATCGGGGCATTGGTCCGACAGATTCTCACGGAGAGTGACGCCCTTCCGAGCGGCCGGCACCTCGTACAGCTCCACGACGAGGCCGAGTTCACACTGACCGCGGACCGTCCCGTGGCCTTCCAGCTGGACGGGGACTACCTGGGCGAACGCGAAACCGTGACATTCCGGTCTACACCGCACGCGTTACAAGTTTTGGTCTAG
- a CDS encoding WhiB family transcriptional regulator: MDWRHRAACRDVDPELFFPIGNTGPALMQIEEAKQVCRSCSAVEACLKWALESGQDAGVWGGLSEDERRALKRRTARQRARLTA, encoded by the coding sequence ATGGACTGGCGCCACCGAGCTGCCTGCCGTGACGTGGACCCCGAGCTGTTCTTCCCGATCGGCAACACCGGCCCGGCACTCATGCAGATCGAGGAGGCCAAGCAGGTCTGCCGGTCCTGCTCGGCCGTCGAGGCCTGCCTGAAGTGGGCGCTGGAGTCCGGGCAGGACGCCGGTGTCTGGGGCGGTCTCAGCGAGGACGAGCGTCGCGCACTCAAGCGCCGCACCGCTCGCCAGCGCGCCCGCCTCACCGCCTGA